In Drosophila bipectinata strain 14024-0381.07 chromosome 2R, DbipHiC1v2, whole genome shotgun sequence, one genomic interval encodes:
- the LOC138925984 gene encoding serine protease inhibitor 42Dd-like, with translation MKYFVFLFLATSVSARFTDDVYQILAKEDADKNIISSPLSLEIVMAMVYMGAKGNTAKEMQTVLKLPEDRKEVAKKYRDFFTNLHNRERVAILELANRIYVNDNKKLLPEFNKIVADSFKAKAVPISVVNPKSAAATINSWVSEHTRKKITKIIDPDDIDSGLVAVLINAIYFKGEWKYAFNKTYTKKKIFRTSNQELQVDMMSLKGKFKANTFADLDAKVLELPYRNSSLSMQIFLPNSISGLSKLESQIEGFDRALREQDVYVEIPKFKIEFEKKLVKVLQKLGIKSVFDGTADLSDTVSEGARVSKVLQKAFLEVNEEGAEASAATAVIEGTLAACVSCEKMRFTADHPFAFLIRDEKTIYFQGHFVKP, from the exons ATGAAGTACTTCG tttttctatttttggccacgTCAGTGTCGGCTCGTTTTACCGACGATGTTTACCAGATCCTGGCCAAGGAGGATGCGGACAAAAACATAATATCCTCCCCTCTCTCCCTCGAAATTGTTATGGCCATGGTGTATATGGGAGCCAAAGGGAATACGGCTAAGGAAATGCAAACTGTTCTGAAACTGCCTGAagataggaaagaagtagcgAAGAAATACAGAGATTTCTTCACAAATCTTCATAATCGTGAGAGGGTTGCAATTCTTGAGCTGGCGAATCGCATTTATGTCAACGATAACAAGAAGTTATTGCCAGAGTTTAATAAGATCGTGGCTGACTCCTTCAAAGCCAAGGCAGTGCCCATTAGTGTAGTTAATCCCAAATCTGCGGCAGCGACTATTAACTCTTGGGTCTCTGAGCATACGcggaaaaaaataactaaaattatCGACCCTGACGATATAGATAGTGGTTTAGTAGCGGTTCTTATAAATGCCATTTACTTTAAAGGCGAATGGAAGTATGCATTTAACAAAACTTATACAAAGAAGAAAATTTTCCGTACTTCTAACCAAGAACTTCAGGTGGACATGATGTCTCTAAAAGGCAAGTTCAAGGCCAATACATTCGCCGACTTAGATGCCAAGGTTCTTGAACTTCCATATCGAAATTCAAGCCTCTCCATGCAAATATTCTTGCCAAACTCTATTAGCGGTCTCAGTAAATTGGAAAGCCAGATCGAAGGCTTCGACCGAGCTCTCCGTGAACAAGACGTGTACGTAGaaattccaaaatttaaaattgagtttgaaaaaaaactcGTCAAGGTACTTCAAAAG TTGGGAATTAAATCAGTATTTGACGGAACTGCTGACTTGAGTGACACGGTGTCAGAAGGTGCAAGAGTCAGTAAAGTTCTACAAAAAGCATTTCTGGAAGTGAACGAGGAAGGTGCCGAAGCATCTGCTGCAActg CTGTTATTGAAGGGACTCTTGCTGCCTGTGTGAGCTGTGAGAAAATGAGATTTACAGCCGATCATCCCTTTGCCTTTTTAATTCGCGATGAGAagactatttatttccaaggACATTTTGTTAAGCCTTAA